A section of the Longimicrobium sp. genome encodes:
- a CDS encoding alpha/beta fold hydrolase: MSAATAAPGRAVEVRPGPGTRLRLFCFPYAGGGAGAYRGWQAALPPAVEACPVYLPGRERRFRERVHTRMEPLVEELHQALRPHLDLPFALFGHSMGAAVAFELARAMERDGTPPAHLFVSGRRAPQRPPDRERIHALPDAEFVDRLRALEGTPDEVVGDPEMMELMLPVLRGDFELSETYRYREGPPLSCPLTALGGTGDAHVGRDDLLAWRDQTRGFFRLRTFPGGHFFLHTHQADVIQEVADGLLRVLTTR; the protein is encoded by the coding sequence GTGAGCGCGGCCACGGCCGCGCCGGGGCGCGCGGTGGAGGTGCGGCCCGGACCCGGCACCCGGCTGCGCCTCTTCTGCTTCCCCTACGCCGGCGGGGGCGCGGGCGCGTACCGCGGCTGGCAGGCGGCGCTCCCCCCGGCGGTGGAGGCGTGCCCGGTGTACCTGCCGGGGCGCGAGCGGCGCTTCCGCGAGCGGGTGCACACGCGGATGGAGCCGCTGGTGGAGGAGCTGCACCAGGCGCTCCGTCCGCACCTGGACCTCCCGTTCGCCCTCTTCGGGCACAGCATGGGCGCGGCGGTCGCGTTCGAGCTGGCGCGCGCGATGGAGCGGGACGGGACGCCGCCGGCGCACCTGTTCGTCTCCGGGCGGCGCGCCCCGCAGCGCCCGCCCGACCGGGAGCGGATCCACGCGCTCCCGGACGCCGAGTTCGTGGACCGGCTGCGCGCGCTGGAGGGGACCCCCGACGAGGTCGTGGGCGACCCGGAGATGATGGAGCTGATGCTCCCCGTCCTGCGCGGCGACTTCGAGCTCTCCGAGACCTACCGCTACCGTGAGGGTCCGCCGCTGTCGTGCCCGCTCACGGCGCTGGGCGGCACGGGCGACGCCCACGTCGGCCGCGACGACCTGCTGGCCTGGCGCGACCAGACGCGGGGCTTCTTCCGCCTGCGGACCTTCCCCGGCGGCCACTTCTTCCTGCACACCCACCAGGCCGACGTGATCCAGGAGGTCGCCGACGGCCTCCTGCGCGTCCTGACGACCCGATAG
- a CDS encoding MbtH family NRPS accessory protein: MSEDREDTTVYTAVMNHEEQYSIWPVHRELPLGWTAVGTPGRKEEVLAYIEEVWTDMRPLSLRRQMEAAGAADAS; the protein is encoded by the coding sequence ATGTCGGAAGACCGCGAAGACACCACCGTCTACACCGCCGTAATGAACCACGAAGAGCAGTACTCCATCTGGCCGGTGCACCGCGAGCTCCCGCTCGGGTGGACGGCCGTGGGAACGCCGGGCCGCAAGGAGGAGGTGCTGGCGTACATCGAGGAGGTGTGGACCGACATGCGGCCGCTGAGCCTGCGCAGGCAGATGGAGGCGGCGGGAGCCGCGGACGCGAGCTGA